A DNA window from Myripristis murdjan chromosome 19, fMyrMur1.1, whole genome shotgun sequence contains the following coding sequences:
- the desi1b gene encoding desumoylating isopeptidase 1b, translating into MDQSGSSYPVKLYIYDLSRGMARQLSPLMLGKQLDGIWHTAIVVHGEEFFYGGEGIASCPPGGTQLGEPNSIVDLGSTEVTEDIFMDYLSSLGESTYRGDRYHLFEHNCNTFSNEVAQFLTGSKIPAYITDLPSEVLSTPFGQAIRPILDSIAISPPGGNNFTGQR; encoded by the exons ATGGACCAAAGCGGCTCCTCTTACCCGGTGAAGCTGTACATTTACGACCTGTCCAGAGGCATGGCCCGTCAGCTGAGTCCTCTCATGCTAG GAAAACAGCTTGATGGAATATG GCATACTGCTATTGTGGTCCATGGAGAGGAGTTCTTCTATGGAGGAGAGGGCATCGCCAGCTGTCCACCT ggtggcACCCAGCTGGGGGAGCCCAACTCCATCGTGGACCTGGGATCCACTGAAGTGACTGAGGACATCTTCATGGACTACCTGTCTTCACTGGGAGAGTCTACATACAG AGGTGACAGGTACCACTTGTTTGAGCACAACTGCAACACCTTCAGCAACGAGGTGGCTCAGTTCCTCACAGGCTCCAAGATCCCTGCGTACATCACTGACCTCCCATCTGAAGTTTTGTCCAC GCCATTCGGTCAAGCTATCCGTCCCATTCTGGACTCGATTGCCATTTCTCCGCCTGGAGGGAACAACTTCACGGGACAGAGATAG